The Halobacillus ihumii genomic sequence TAAGCTGTGGCGGGAAAAAGCCAGATGTTCCCTAAACCAATTTCCGAACCCATGGCAGCAAATAAAAATCCTGCCCCTGACCCCCATTGTGATCGATTTTCCATGTGAAAAGACCTCCCTTTCATAATCAGAATCCTTTCTCTATACTTTATGTGACAAGCAAGGAAAAGAGAATCTTTACAATTTTTCTTTTTTTCTGATTATTTATACTTAGATTATAACCATAGTGCTCATTAGATGTCAAAGCAATATTTTGGTATTCAATTTTCTTAAAAAGCCCTTTAATTGTGAATGGAATAAAAAAGAGAGGCGCTTTAAAGCGCCTCTCAGACAAGTATATTTTACCTAGCACTATAGTCTTTTGATAAATAGAAATGGACAATAGCGGCTATTACAGCGGTGATGATAATTGTAATTATGAATGCCCATACCAATTGTCCTGTGAAACCTAACAATAAATAGCCAACTCCAGCAGCAAAGGCTGCCATAAAGGCATAAGGTAATTGTGTAAGTACATGATCAATATGATTGGAGCCAGCACCGGTTGATGAAAGGATGGTTGTGTCCGAAATAGGAGAGCAATGGTCTCCAAATACAGAGCCTGCCAGCACCGCTGATAAAGCAGGCAGTACTATACTTACGTCAATTCCTGCAGCAACTTGGCCTGCTATAGGCAGCATAATTCCAAAGGTTCCCCACGACGTTCCTGTAGCTAACGCCATGAATCCTGCAACTATAAAGAATAGAAACGGCAATAAAGCTACATTAATCGATGCCTGGTTCACAAAACCAACCAGATACTCACCTGTACCAAGCTGATTGATGATGTCTCCGATCATCCAGGCGAAAAGAAGGATATATACAGCTGGCAGCATTGCTTTTATCCCTTCCACAAATACGTGGTTCATGCTTGATTTAGGTTCAGGCTGTTTAAAGTAAAGTGCTACAGCTAAAAGTACCGATAATAACCCACCAATAAATAATGAAATATTCACATTTGTATTAGCAAATATACTTAATAAGTTCACGGATTCTGATGAATTCCTTATTCCGGTTATCACCATGGAGAGAACTGTACCCACGATTAACACCGTGATCGGCCAGACGAGATGAGATATTTTTCCATGGTTATGATCTTGAAACTCCTCATTTAAGTCTCCAGGAACATCATTTTTCTTATCAGGGTCAATGAGTTCACCTGTTTGGACCGCTCTTTTTTCATGAGTACGCATCGGTCCAATGTCTACTTTCATAAAAACGGTTAGGAAAACAAGAAGCAATGCCGCAAACACATAAAAGTTATAAGGAATCATTCTGACAAAAGCTTCGAACGCTTGATAATCTGCAATTTCGTTTGCAGCTAAGATGCTTCCTATTGTACCGATAATATAAGCGCCCCAGCTTGAAATGGGGGAAATAACGGTTACCGGTGCCGAAGTGGAGTCTATATAATAGGCCAATTTGGCCCTGGAAATCTTGTGACGGTCTGTAACAGGCCTGGCTACCTGTCCTACCGCAAGGGCGTTAAAATAGTCATCGATAAAAATAATTATTCCTAGCAAAACAGGTACAAGCTTTGCCCCTCTTCGCGTTGTAATACGGTTTACAGCCCATTTACCAAAAGCTCTGCTACTGCCGGAAGCTGTCATAAAAGCTGTGGCAACTCCGAGTAATAGTAAAAAGGCCAACAAATAAATATTTCCTGTATTAAGGGTTCCTTCGCTGTAGAAAATCGAAGCGAAAACGCTCCAAATCGTTTGTATTCCTTCCATTATATTTAACTGTGTCAGCATAAACGCCCCAACAAGAATGCCTGCAGCTAATGATAAAATAACCTTTCTCGTTGCAATCACAAGCACAAGCATTAGTAATGGTGGAATTAGTGAGTAAATCGTTCCTTCCAAAATCGTCCCCTCCGTTTAACTTAAGATGGTTATTCGGTGACTGCGGGATTCTACTGGAGATAAAAATTGAGGAATGTAAAAGAGCAATTAAAACACAAAAAAGACAATGATAGAAAATAATCTATCATTGCCTTGTTAGCAACTTGATTATCCTCCATTTCGATCAGTAGCGCCCCATACACCAATAAAAGCATGCATGAGAGTGTATTTCTTGTTTAGATATACACCAGATTAAAGCAGATTGACAGCTGCAATAAACTTCGGCAGGACTCCCCTTTCTTCGTGTGATCTTCGTTGTCATGCTCCCACAGAATACTAATAAAGTCTGCGCCTCTACCTCACCGATCTGATAAGGTCACGCATATTCAGTTCCCACATAGTTTATCAGGAACCTTCCTTTATTGCAAGGGGTCCATTGGGATGGAGAACGTCGGAGACTCATTGTTACCATCTTCATTATAAAATTCAGGTACTTCACCCATAACCATGCGAGTATCTATCGGAATTTTATTGGTTACTACTGTAGGTTCTGAAGAAAATGGGATGACCACTCTCAAGCTAACTTTATAATGAATCCACAGTTGAAAATGTGCAGAGTTAATTCCATATTCGGTAATTTCATTTTTAAATTGTGTTTGAACATCTCCAATAACCTGCAACTGGACTGGTACCTTTGGGCCCAAGTTTGATAGAAGTGTGTTATTTGTTGCCAGCCCGATTGGCACTCGAATTAAAGTCACTGGTTCTACACTTGGATCTCCTTCTTGCGGCTCAAGATCCGCTTTTAATGTTACATCCATGGGCAGATCGTTTTGTTCCATTCGTCTAAGGAAATGCTGTACTCTCATAGTGGTGTCCCTTAAAGCTTTGTTTACAACGAGAGAATTCCATCCCATCGAAACTATGTTTCCTTCATTATCTTTTTCAATCTCCACCAGGTCGTCGTAATCTATACCCTCAGAGATTTGCCTGCTCACTGCTTCGTTAATAGCAACCCTCGCCAATTGATGAGCTTTCGTATTTGCGATATCCTGGATTGCTGGTGTAATCCCTCTGTCAATTAACCATAGGCACGAACCGGTAATAATCAGGAAACAAATAAAAGTAATAAGAATCCTCTTCCCAATTGAGGGTGGATTTGCTTTCTTTTTTTTCATAGAACAACCCCTCCTGCACTATCTATATGTCGGTGAGGAGGGGTTTAAGCATCCAGTTATAAAGTTGTTTCACATTTTACCATCATTCAAATTAGAAGTGAGTACTCCGTTCCTCTTTACACGATGAACGGAGAGACTGGGCAAGAACATCGCGCAGCAGCTCTGGCATGTAATATTTTTTATTTTTAGCATAGGCGATTTCAGGAAAAAGTCTGCCAAACGTAAAGGTGTCAGCAGTGCCCAATGAATACGCCCTCTTCTTATCAATGGCCTTTCCATTCATACGAACGTCACGGACATGAATTTCACCATCAGATCCTTCTTCCGTGTCAATCTCTACTCCTGAAAACACCATTTTACCGATCACTTCTCCTCTAAAACCTAAACCCTTTAGGCGAATTTCCGTGAATTTTTTTGTATGAGCGACTCGAATCACTTCCAGCAGCTCATCACCAAAAAGTTCAACTTTGCATGGATTCATGGGGTGAGGGCAAATTCTATGAATGTCCTCCAAGGTAATTACTCCAGAATGAATATGATCCAATAATACACCGGAATTCAACATAGCAAGATCTGCATTAGTCCAGTTTTGCATTTCTTCGGTAAATTGTTTCATAAGCGGTGTTTCCTTAAACCAGGCAATCTTTAACGGCTGCTCAATGCTGGCTAGAGGGGTCTGAAGATGTTCAAGCGCATGGCGCCTCTTATCTTCGACCTGGTTTGTCACCATGTTATCTTTTTTCATATTTTCTGTAGGCACGGCGTAAGCTTCTTTGTTAGTTATCGACTGTGTCCCATGATCCCACTCAATTAGCACTTCACCTAAATGGGTACCGTGTTTGCCGACGGCTGTTAATATAGACTCATTTGTTATCTCACCGTTTTGAAAGAGGTGGTGCGTGTGACCTCCGATAATTACATCAATTCCTCGATAACGTTTGGCGATCTCTTCATCATCATACATGCCTAAGTGAGAGAGAAGGACGACGATATCAGCTTGTTCTTGAACCTCTTCCAAGAGCTGATCTAATACATCAAAAGGCGAAGCAATTGACCAGCCAAGCAGCCTGTAAAAGGTCTCAAAAGGAGCCGTAAGCCCTATCACTCCGATCTTGACCCCGTGTTTGGATTGGACTACTTTGTAGGGTTTCAACCAATGAGGCTGAGCAGTTTTTTGAGATTTTAGATTAGCACAAACAATATCAAAATTAGCTTTATCATATAAGGAATACAAGTCATCATAGGATAAGGTGATTCCTTCGTTATTTCCTAAGTTTGCAAAACTATAACCTGCTTCGTTAAGAAGTTCAACATTTCCTTTTCCCATTAAGCCTTCTGTTAATGGGTGGAACCGATCAACATGATCCCCATTATCCAGCAGCCAAAAGCTCTCCTCATTTATATGGTGCAGTTTTTTTCGTTGATTAAAATACCCTGCAATTTGAGGCCAATTCTCAAAGTGACTATGCAAATCGCTGGTATAATATAAAAAGATTTTTTCCTTCATAATCAGTCTCCTTATCCAATACCTTGCCAGATTAATCGTATGCCAGCCATAATAAGTAATATACGGAGAAACCATTCTACTGCCTGTCCATCAACTTTTCGATTAATGAATGCTCCGCACATGCCTCCCAAATAGGCACCAGGGATAAAATAAAGGGTTCGAGCCCAATCAACATGCCCTAAAAAGATATGAGTAGACGCACTGGTTATACTTGAAATGAATATTATGAACATCGATGTTGCGGTCGCAATATGAGGAGGAAATCGAAACAACAGTATCAAAACTGGAACGATAAGCGATCCTCCACCTATCCCAAGCAGTCCAGATAGTATACCTATTATAAAAGATAAAAGGAATCCATAGCCAAAGGGAAACGTATAGGAATACTTTTCTCCATTAAGGTCTATATTCCTTTTCTTCCCTTTTAATACGTTCTTATTAGGTGGCTTTCTTGGAAGAAAAAATAATAAGGATACAACAATCATGACACTTCCAAACAATAAGGCAAAGTGATCTGCTTCGAAAAACTGAATTAGCCAAGAGCCTAATATACCCCCAGGGACACTTCCAATCAGTAGAAGAAACCCTGCCTTTAGGTCCACTCGCCTATGTTTAAAATAGGATAAAGTTGATGACAGCCCAGTAAAAATCATCACAACTAAAGAAATTCCTACAATCTTCTGTGGAGTGACCCAGGTAAATGATTGAGAATGGTCGCTAAGAAATAGAAGCGCAGGTACCAATATGACTCCACCGCCCAGCCCTGCAACACTTCCAGCTAATGCCGTTACAAATCCAATAAGTAAAGCAATGATTATAAACATAAAAGACCTTCTATCTGTATTAGAGATAATATTATAGTATCACGTTTTCTATGACGAAAACATGAGTATGAAAACATCCCTTCTAGTCTTTACCATTGGTCGTGAATAAAAAAGCCGTACAGATAGAAACCATCTGTACGGCGTAGTATCAATACTACCTTGTCCAATAGAAAAGGCTTTAACTTAACTAAACTTCTCAAGACTCTTTATTTATGTGATTATTCTTTTGGTTGTAAATCCTTAATTGATTCAATGTCCATGTATTCGGGAACAACGAATCCATTCTTTGTTCCTGTTAAGTTCTCACCTAAATCAACAAAGTCTTCTTTGTATTTCTCATAGAAAGAGCCGTGTGTTGTAGGCAGCCATGGAGCTACCGTTGCATCCGCATCTCCGCCAGCTATTGATTGGAATACAATTGCTGGAGCTACGGTTTTCAATGTTACCTCGTACCCCTGTTGTTCTAATACTACCTTCATCACATTGCCGGAAGCACGTTCTGTCTCCCATAGGGTTGATACTAATTCGATTTCTTTTCCGTCTACCTTATCAACACCTTTTGTCCATTCATCTACTTTTTTCGAATTCTCTTCTACCCAACTCTTTGCAGCTTCCTCATATGAAGATTCTTGCGCGCTAAGCATGACAGATTCAATATCTTCTGGTTCCCAATGGAAACGATCAAGAATTTGATAAGCAATAGGCATGTCCTCTTCTAAGCCTTTCCTTACTATTGTATTAATGTTTTCAGTTTTGCCGAGTGTGCCTTTCGGATCTTCTAGGAACTTCAAATCATACGCAGAGAATATCCAGTGCGGAGTCCAACCTGTTACAATAATTGGTTCTTCGTTCTGAATGGCCTCCTGCAGTGCACCTATCATACCTGCTGTTGAACTTTCTTGAAGTGTCCAACCTTCTAAGTTTTCATATTCTTCTAAAGTCTTTTTTGAAAGTTCTGTTATTCCTGCTCCTGGTTCTATCCCTGTAATCGTGTAGTCTACTTCTTCACTGACGCCGCCACTACTTTTATCGGACGACTCGTCGCTTGAGGCAGAATCTCCATTATCGGATCCGCATCCTGCTACTACTAGTGAAAGTAAAAGTCCAGCGACGATACCTAGACGTTTCCAGCATAATTTTAACATAATAAAAAAACTCCTCTTTTTATTTATATATATATGGAAACTTTTCTATTGAAAAGATACCAAACTTCGTTATGGAATTCTGGTTATTGGAATTAACATTTTGTCAGTATATGTAGCTTTGAAATAAAGTTTAATCATAAATTTCTCTCAATACCAAGATTTATAACAAATAAAAAAACCCTTTTGAAAGGTTGATCAAAATGGGCTTTTTATTAGTGAAACTTTACAATCTTAAAGAGTTTGATCATTCTTTGTTTGTACTATTCCACTAAAGATTCCTATAGCTAATATTCATTCTTTAGTTTCTTATCTGTATAGTATAACACAACTTATCGAAATTTTAAAAAACAGCCTCGATTTTTGTACTTTTTTGTACTTTTTTATGCCTGATATTAGTATGGATACTCGGCAGAACACAGACACAAACCAAAAATAAACCCTTACCACACATGTTGTTGTGATAAGGGTTTATAGTTATTATCCAATAGAACCTTCCATTTCGAATTTAATGAGACGGTTCATTTCTACAGCGTATTCCATAGGAAGTTCTTTTGTAAATGGTTCAATAAAGCCCATTACAATCATTTCAGTTGCTTCCTCTTCAGAGATACCGCGGCTCATGAGGTAGAACAATTGCTCTTCAGATACTTTCGAAACCTTGGCTTCGTGTTCTAGAGAAATATTTTCATTCATAATTTCATTGTAAGGAATCGTATCTGATGTAGATTTATTATCCATAATCAGCGTATCACATTCAACGTTAGATCGAGCACCTTCTGCTTTACGTCCAAATTGTACAATTCCCCGGTATGTTACTTTACCACCGTGTTTAGAAATTGATTTAGATACGATTGTAGAAGAAGTGTTCGGTGCCAGGTGGTGCATTTTTGCCCCTGCATCCTGATGTTGCCCTTTACCAGCAAGTGCGATAGACAACGTCATTCCTCGGGCACCTTCGCCCTTAAGAATCACAGATGGGTATTTCATTGTAAGCTTAGAGCCTAAGTTACCGTCTACCCATTCCATTGTGGCATTCTCTTCCGCAACAGCGCGTTTTGTAACAAGGTTATACACGTTGTTCGCCCAGTTTTGGATCGTTGTATAACGGCAGTATGCATTCTTTTTAACAAAAATCTCAACTACGGCACTGTGTAATGAGCTTGATGAGTAAGTCGGTGCTGTACAACCTTCAACATAGTGTACAGAAGCTCCTTCATCAACAATGATTAGGGTACGCTCAAATTGTCCCATGTTCTCAGAGTTAATTCTGAAATAAGCCTGTAATGGTGTCTCAACTTTCTGTCCTTTTGGAACATAAATGAAAGAACCACCAGACCAAACAGCCGAATTCAGGGCAGAGAACTTGTTATCTGAAGCTGGAATAGATTTAGCAAAGTACTCTCTAAACAGCTCTTCGTTTTCTTTCAAGGCCGTATCAGTATCTTTAAAAACTACACCTAGCTCTTCAAGATCCTTCTCCATATTGTGATAAACTACTTCAGATTCGTACTGGGCAGAAACCCCTGCAAGGTACTTCTGCTCTGCTTCAGGAATCCCCAGACGATCGAAGGTGTTTTTAATTTCTTCAGGAACTTCATCCCATGAACGTTCTGATCCTTCAGATGGTTTTACATAGTACGTAATATCATCAAAGTCCAGTTCGGACAAGTCACCGCCCCATTGAGGCATTGGCTTTTTATAGAACTGCTCAAGTGACTTAAGACGGAAATCAAGCATCCACTCTGGTTCTTCTTTATAATCGGAGATTTGCTTAACAACTTCTGCTGTCAAACCTTTTTCAGTTCGGAAAATAGATACGTCTCTTTCATGAAATCCGTATTGATATTCCCCAACTTCTGGCGCTTTTTTAGCCATGATTAAATACCTCCTTTTGGTATATAAAACAATTAAGCTTCTTGTTCATCGTCCACACCTTTTTCCATTGCCTTCCATGCCAGCGTTGCACATTTAATACGTGCTGGAAACTTAGCAACACCTTGCAAAGCTTCAATGTCCCCAAGATCCATGTCACTATCTTCAACATCATTGCCAAGCATTAGGTCAGAAAACATATGGGACATCTTTAAGGCTTCTTCAACTTTTTTTCCTTTGATCGCCTGTGTCATCATGGATGCTGAGGACATGCTAATCGAACAGCCTTCGCCATCGAATTTAGCATCTTCAACTATATCATCATTCACTTGAAGCTGAAGCTGAATTCGATCACCACATGTTGGATTATTCATATCCACAGTAAGATGATCTCCCTCTACTGTACCACGATTACGAGGGTTTTTGTAATGGTCCATAATAACTTGGCGATAAAGTGTATCTAGGTTATTAAAAGACATCACCAAAATACTCCTTTGTCGTTTGTAATCCTTGAACAAATCGATCGATATCTTCTTCCGTGTTATATAGATAAAAACTTGCCCGGGCAGTAGCAGACACCTCAAGCCACTTCATTAGGGGCTGAGCACAGTGATGTCCGGCGCGAACTGCGATCCCTTCCGCATCTAAGACAGTAGCTAAATCATGCGGATGAACGTCTGATAAATTAAAAGTAATCAGTCCAGCCCTTTTTTCAGGTCCATATATCGTTAACCCTTCTACCTGTTCCATTTGTTTCCGTGCGTACTCGATCAACTTATGCTCATGTTCAACTATTTGATCTAAGCCGACTTCAGTAAGAAAATCGATCGCAGCTCCAAGGCCTATAGCGCCGGCTATTACTGGAGTGCCTCCTTCGAATTTCCACGGAAGTTCTTTCCATGTTGAATC encodes the following:
- a CDS encoding sulfite exporter TauE/SafE family protein — its product is MFIIIALLIGFVTALAGSVAGLGGGVILVPALLFLSDHSQSFTWVTPQKIVGISLVVMIFTGLSSTLSYFKHRRVDLKAGFLLLIGSVPGGILGSWLIQFFEADHFALLFGSVMIVVSLLFFLPRKPPNKNVLKGKKRNIDLNGEKYSYTFPFGYGFLLSFIIGILSGLLGIGGGSLIVPVLILLFRFPPHIATATSMFIIFISSITSASTHIFLGHVDWARTLYFIPGAYLGGMCGAFINRKVDGQAVEWFLRILLIMAGIRLIWQGIG
- the sufU gene encoding Fe-S cluster assembly sulfur transfer protein SufU; translated protein: MSFNNLDTLYRQVIMDHYKNPRNRGTVEGDHLTVDMNNPTCGDRIQLQLQVNDDIVEDAKFDGEGCSISMSSASMMTQAIKGKKVEEALKMSHMFSDLMLGNDVEDSDMDLGDIEALQGVAKFPARIKCATLAWKAMEKGVDDEQEA
- the yunB gene encoding sporulation protein YunB, with the protein product MKKKKANPPSIGKRILITFICFLIITGSCLWLIDRGITPAIQDIANTKAHQLARVAINEAVSRQISEGIDYDDLVEIEKDNEGNIVSMGWNSLVVNKALRDTTMRVQHFLRRMEQNDLPMDVTLKADLEPQEGDPSVEPVTLIRVPIGLATNNTLLSNLGPKVPVQLQVIGDVQTQFKNEITEYGINSAHFQLWIHYKVSLRVVIPFSSEPTVVTNKIPIDTRMVMGEVPEFYNEDGNNESPTFSIPMDPLQ
- a CDS encoding bifunctional metallophosphatase/5'-nucleotidase, yielding MKEKIFLYYTSDLHSHFENWPQIAGYFNQRKKLHHINEESFWLLDNGDHVDRFHPLTEGLMGKGNVELLNEAGYSFANLGNNEGITLSYDDLYSLYDKANFDIVCANLKSQKTAQPHWLKPYKVVQSKHGVKIGVIGLTAPFETFYRLLGWSIASPFDVLDQLLEEVQEQADIVVLLSHLGMYDDEEIAKRYRGIDVIIGGHTHHLFQNGEITNESILTAVGKHGTHLGEVLIEWDHGTQSITNKEAYAVPTENMKKDNMVTNQVEDKRRHALEHLQTPLASIEQPLKIAWFKETPLMKQFTEEMQNWTNADLAMLNSGVLLDHIHSGVITLEDIHRICPHPMNPCKVELFGDELLEVIRVAHTKKFTEIRLKGLGFRGEVIGKMVFSGVEIDTEEGSDGEIHVRDVRMNGKAIDKKRAYSLGTADTFTFGRLFPEIAYAKNKKYYMPELLRDVLAQSLRSSCKEERSTHF
- a CDS encoding glycine betaine ABC transporter substrate-binding protein, whose protein sequence is MLKLCWKRLGIVAGLLLSLVVAGCGSDNGDSASSDESSDKSSGGVSEEVDYTITGIEPGAGITELSKKTLEEYENLEGWTLQESSTAGMIGALQEAIQNEEPIIVTGWTPHWIFSAYDLKFLEDPKGTLGKTENINTIVRKGLEEDMPIAYQILDRFHWEPEDIESVMLSAQESSYEEAAKSWVEENSKKVDEWTKGVDKVDGKEIELVSTLWETERASGNVMKVVLEQQGYEVTLKTVAPAIVFQSIAGGDADATVAPWLPTTHGSFYEKYKEDFVDLGENLTGTKNGFVVPEYMDIESIKDLQPKE
- a CDS encoding Na+/H+ antiporter NhaC family protein; this translates as MEGTIYSLIPPLLMLVLVIATRKVILSLAAGILVGAFMLTQLNIMEGIQTIWSVFASIFYSEGTLNTGNIYLLAFLLLLGVATAFMTASGSSRAFGKWAVNRITTRRGAKLVPVLLGIIIFIDDYFNALAVGQVARPVTDRHKISRAKLAYYIDSTSAPVTVISPISSWGAYIIGTIGSILAANEIADYQAFEAFVRMIPYNFYVFAALLLVFLTVFMKVDIGPMRTHEKRAVQTGELIDPDKKNDVPGDLNEEFQDHNHGKISHLVWPITVLIVGTVLSMVITGIRNSSESVNLLSIFANTNVNISLFIGGLLSVLLAVALYFKQPEPKSSMNHVFVEGIKAMLPAVYILLFAWMIGDIINQLGTGEYLVGFVNQASINVALLPFLFFIVAGFMALATGTSWGTFGIMLPIAGQVAAGIDVSIVLPALSAVLAGSVFGDHCSPISDTTILSSTGAGSNHIDHVLTQLPYAFMAAFAAGVGYLLLGFTGQLVWAFIITIIITAVIAAIVHFYLSKDYSAR
- the sufB gene encoding Fe-S cluster assembly protein SufB — encoded protein: MAKKAPEVGEYQYGFHERDVSIFRTEKGLTAEVVKQISDYKEEPEWMLDFRLKSLEQFYKKPMPQWGGDLSELDFDDITYYVKPSEGSERSWDEVPEEIKNTFDRLGIPEAEQKYLAGVSAQYESEVVYHNMEKDLEELGVVFKDTDTALKENEELFREYFAKSIPASDNKFSALNSAVWSGGSFIYVPKGQKVETPLQAYFRINSENMGQFERTLIIVDEGASVHYVEGCTAPTYSSSSLHSAVVEIFVKKNAYCRYTTIQNWANNVYNLVTKRAVAEENATMEWVDGNLGSKLTMKYPSVILKGEGARGMTLSIALAGKGQHQDAGAKMHHLAPNTSSTIVSKSISKHGGKVTYRGIVQFGRKAEGARSNVECDTLIMDNKSTSDTIPYNEIMNENISLEHEAKVSKVSEEQLFYLMSRGISEEEATEMIVMGFIEPFTKELPMEYAVEMNRLIKFEMEGSIG